The Bacteroidales bacterium sequence AGCTCTTATAATCTAACGAGCTGCGAGTGCAAAAATGCACCTACACCCTCCGTGTTTAAAGGTTTTGATAAAGCCATTGTCTCAACAGGCTCAGGCTCTCAATATGCCATCAGAATAGACAGAAGCCATTTCTCTAATAATATTACAGGAATATCTTTCAAAGGATTCGGCAATTTTCAATTATCTCGTTTAAACATGTCATCGGAAACACCTTACAACAATTTTCCTACAGGAATATACATAGATAAATGTACGGGATATAAAATAGAAGGCAATGAGATATATTCCAATGGAGATCAAAATTCAACAGGTATCCATATAAACCATCCGGGAAGGGATGAAAACAAAATATACAGAAACCGGATTTATAAAACGGGTTATGCAATAAAAACAACTGCCCTAATACCTCCTGGAAGAGATTTCCCCTCAACCGGCTTACAATTTGCCTGCAATAATATGTACGAAAACAACAATGATATTTTTGTTACGGCACAATCAATTATACGAAGTGAACAAGGTTCTTCTAATTCCGGCGCCGACAATTTGTTTACTCAAACAGGTAATTATGATTTATATGTAAACTCAAGCAATACTGTTAATTATTATTACAATAATTCAATAACAAGGAAAACTCCCGTAAACTGCACCAACAATATTAGCAAATTAAATGCAAGAGCTAATCCTTGCGGCAGTACATTGTGTGCAAGCTCTATTTCCGATACTTTGGGAAATGGAGGAATAACTTATAAAGCAAAATCATCTTTGACGGAATATTCGGAACTAAACAAAAAATATTCTGAAATGATGAGTTATTTTTATGCTAAAGGTTTTGATAAAGTTTTAACAAATTACTATAATGATATTATTGAGGATAAAAAAATGTTGAACGATGCAATGGTTTATCATGCAGAAATATTATTGTTAACCGAGTATATGGCTGAAATAAGTAATGAGGCATTATTCGCTTTAAAAACAGATAGTATTATTGAACTCGGAAAAATTAGAGACTGGTATGATGAGATGTACACTTTAAATGCCAAATATTCCCTTGCCGAAACATATTACCAAATGGGAAAATATAATGAAGGCTTCAAAACACTGGAATTAATACCTAAGATGTTCGATTTGAACGAGGAAGAATTTATAGAACATGATAACTATGTTTCCTTATATAATTTCAAGTATGGAATTATGAAAAGCGGTAGAACTATTGCCGAATTGAAAAAAGATGAAATAGAGAAATTAAACGGTATTGCAAAAAAATCATACGGATTATCTTCCGTAATGGCACAAGGAGTGTTGTGTTTCTTTTACGATATATGTTATGATAACACATTTAATGAAGATACAGATGAGGGTTTAAAAAGTCAGAAATCAATTGTCAATGAAATAACTACCAACCAAAATCGTATCACAATATATCCTAATCCGGGCACAGATAAGATTACAGTAATCTCGGAAATAGATAATTGTAATTTCGAACTAATAAATGTCAACGGTGTAACCCAAACAACCTATAAACTTCAAAAAGGGATAAATATATTTGATATATCCATATTAGTACCCGGAATATATATTTACAGGGTATTTAATGATGGTGAAATTATCTCCGAGAAATGGGTGAAGATGTGAGATTGGTTTGTTAGTCTTCCATAAATAGAGAATTTAACTCTATGCTATATTTATCCAAGTTGACTATGCTAGTATCCCTAAACTCTAAAAAACAAACTAAAATGTAAAACACAGGATAAATAGATAAATTCTCATAAATATTACAAAATTTCTTATCTTTGCGAATTATAT is a genomic window containing:
- a CDS encoding T9SS type A sorting domain-containing protein, encoding MENLSKIIYSGNVGHLIYPYIWVNSNITSNTTINQPITFTNDVVINTGITLTVNSTMKMTSDCKIIVKPGAKLIVDGGVLTNACFDKTWYGIHISGNDTMPQTSQYQGAVELKNSAIIENARFALMTYDLEDNYSTTGGIIYAENTTFKNNRKSAVFWAYPPTGLQTIRQNVSYFKNCTFIVDDSNLFENSGFEFESHISMWGVTGVKIYGCTFENNTSNTSNRYKAIYTENAGYIIDQQCSSYNLTSCECKNAPTPSVFKGFDKAIVSTGSGSQYAIRIDRSHFSNNITGISFKGFGNFQLSRLNMSSETPYNNFPTGIYIDKCTGYKIEGNEIYSNGDQNSTGIHINHPGRDENKIYRNRIYKTGYAIKTTALIPPGRDFPSTGLQFACNNMYENNNDIFVTAQSIIRSEQGSSNSGADNLFTQTGNYDLYVNSSNTVNYYYNNSITRKTPVNCTNNISKLNARANPCGSTLCASSISDTLGNGGITYKAKSSLTEYSELNKKYSEMMSYFYAKGFDKVLTNYYNDIIEDKKMLNDAMVYHAEILLLTEYMAEISNEALFALKTDSIIELGKIRDWYDEMYTLNAKYSLAETYYQMGKYNEGFKTLELIPKMFDLNEEEFIEHDNYVSLYNFKYGIMKSGRTIAELKKDEIEKLNGIAKKSYGLSSVMAQGVLCFFYDICYDNTFNEDTDEGLKSQKSIVNEITTNQNRITIYPNPGTDKITVISEIDNCNFELINVNGVTQTTYKLQKGINIFDISILVPGIYIYRVFNDGEIISEKWVKM